A genomic window from Sebastes fasciatus isolate fSebFas1 chromosome 7, fSebFas1.pri, whole genome shotgun sequence includes:
- the vps53 gene encoding vacuolar protein sorting-associated protein 53 homolog isoform X2, which translates to MMEEEEFEFAEDLEAILHLTPEVQLAIEQVFPSQDPLDRADFNAVEYINTLFPTEQSLANIDDVVNKIRLKIRRLDDNIRTVVRGQTNVGQDGRQALEEAQIAIQQLFGKIKDIKDKAEKSEQMVKEITRDIKQLDHAKRHLTTSITTLNHLHMLAGGVDSLEAMTRKRQYGEVANLLQGVVNVLEHFHKYMGIPQIRQLSERVKAAQSELGTQILADFEESFPSQGSKRPGGPSNVLRDACLVANVLDPRIKQEIIKKFIRQHLSEYLVLFQENQDVAWLDKIDRRYAWIKRQLVDYEEKYGRMFPEEWCMTERIAVEFCHITRIELAKVMRTRAKEIEVKLLLFAIQRTTNFEGLLAKRFTGCTLTDIPGKRPDSPLAPTNPFLEDEAGEDVGTDKDEDLAKPRKPKAPDNPFHGIVSKCFEPHLYVYIESQDKNLGELIDRFVADFRAQGPPKAGTEEGGAVLPSCADLFVYYKKCMVQCSQLSTGEPMIALTTIFQKFLREYAWKILSGNLPKSSSNSGGLTISSLLKEKEGSEAAKFTMDELCLICSILSTAEYCLATTQQLEEKLKEKVDKLLVERINLTGEMDTFSTVISNSIQLLVQDLDAACDPALTAMSKMPWQSVEHVGDQSPYVTSIIMHIKQNVPIIRDNLASTRKYFTQFCIKFTNSFIPKFINHLFRCKPISMVGAEQLLLDTHSLKTVLLDLPSIGSQVLRKAPASYTKIVVKGMTRAEMILKVVMAPHEPPVVFVDNYIKLLADGNPETFQKILDMKGLKRSEQSSMLELFRQRLPTPPSGADGGSSLFSIPTPEQESSRIRRLEKLIKNRL; encoded by the exons TCTTTGGCTAATATCGATGATGTGGTAAACAAGATTCGTCTGAAGATCCG GCGCCTGGATGACAACATCAGGACGGTGGTGAGAGGCCAAACCAATGTGGGCCAGGATGGCAGACAG GCTTTGGAAGAGGCCCAGATAGCCATCCAGCAGCTCTTTGGCAAAATCAAAGACATCAAGGACAAGGCGGAGAAGTCTGAACAAAtg GTCAAGGAGATTACGAGGGACATAAAGCAGTTGGACCACGCCAAACGACACCTAACTACATCCATCACCACCCTCAACCACCTGCATATGCTGGCAGGGGGTGTTGACTCTTTAGA AGCCATGACCAGAAAGAGGCAGTATGGTGAGGTGGCCAACCTGCTGCAGGGAGTGGTCAATGTGCTCGAACATTTCCACAAGTACATGGGCATACCGCAGATCAGACAGCTTTCTGAGAG AGTAAAGGCAGCACAGAGTGAGTTGGGGACTCAGATCCTGGCAGATTTTGAAGAATCCTTCCCCTCTCAAGGCTCCAAG AGACCAGGCGGTCCCAGCAATGTGCTGAGAGATGCCTGTCTGGTGGCCAACGTGCTGGATCCGCGCATCAAACAGGAGATCATCAAAAAGTTCATCAGGCAGCACCTCTCAGAGTACCTGGTGTTATTCCAGGAAAACCAAGAT GTTGCATGGCTAGACAAGATCGATCGGCGCTATGCGTGGATCAAACGGCAGCTGGTGGACTATGAGGAGAAGTATGGACGCATGTTTCCTGAGGAGTGGTGCATGACGGAGCGGATCGCTGTGGAGTTCTGCCACATCACCAG GATCGAGCTAGCCAAAGTGATGCGAACACGGGCTAAGGAGATCGAGGTGAAGCTGCTTCTGTTTGCTATTCAGAGGACCACAAACTTCGAGGGTCTTCTGGCCAAACGCTTCACAGGATGCACCTTGACGGACATACCCGGa AAGAGGCCAGACAGCCCTCTGGCCCCTACTAACCCCTTCCTGGAGGATGAGGCAGGTGAAGATGTGGGCACAGATAAGGACGAGGATCTGGCTAAG CCCAGGAAGCCAAAAGCTCCGGACAACCCTTTCCATGGCATTGTCTCCAAGTGCTTTGAACCTCATCTATACGTCTACATAGAATCCCAAGACAA GAACCTGGGCGAGCTAATTGACCGGTTTGTGGCCGACTTCCGAGCACAAGGCCCTCCGAAGGCGGGCACGGAGGAGGGTGGAGCGGTGCTTCCCAGCTGTGCTGACCTCTTCGTCTATTACAAGAAGTGCATGGTGCAGTGCTCCCAGCTGAGCACCGGAGAACCGATGATCGCCCTCACAACCATCTTCCAGAAATTCCTGAGAGAGTACGCATGGAAGATCCTCTCTGGCAACCTGCCTAA atcCAGCAGTAACAGCGGAGGTCTTACCATCAGCAGCCTGCTGAAGGAGAAAGAAGGTTCAGAAGCTGCAAAGTTCACCATGGACGAGCTCTGCCTGATCTGTAGCATCCTCAGCACTGCGGAGTACTGCCTGGCTACCACACAACAg TTGGAAGAGAAACTAAAGGAAAAGGTAGATAAACTCCTAGTGGAGAGAATTAATTTGACTGGGGAGATGGATACATTCAGCAC TGTGATCTCAAACAGTATCCAGCTACTCGTTCAAGATCTTGATGCGGCCTGTGACCCTGCTCTCACTGCTATGAGCAAG atGCCGTGGCAGAGTGTGGAGCACGTGGGTGACCAGAGTCCTTATGTGACGTCTATCATCATGCACATTAAGCAAAACGTGCCGATCATCAGAGACAATCTGGCCTCCACGCGCAAATACTTCACACAATTCTGCATCAAGTTCACAAA TTCTTTCATTCCCAAATTTATCAACCACCTGTTCAGATGTAAGCCTATCAGCATGGTGGGAGCTGAACAA CTCCTCCTTGACACTCACTCCCTGAAGACAGTCTTGCTGGATCTGCCCTCCATAGGCTCCCAGGTGCTGCGCAAGGCACCTGCCAGCTACACCAAAATCGTGGTGAAAGGCATGACCCGTGCAGAGATGATCCTTAAG GTGGTGATGGCCCCACATGAACCACCAGTGGTGTTTGTTGATAACTACATCAAGCTCCTGGCTGATGGAAATCCTGAGACTTTCCAGAAGATTCTGGACATGAAg GGTCTGAAGCGCAGTGAACAGAGCAGCATGCTGGAGCTCTTCAGGCAGCGGCTACCCACGCCACCCTCCGGGGCCGATGGCGGCTCCTCTCTCTTCAGCATCCCCACCCCTGAGCAGGAGTCCTCCCGCATTCGCAGACTAGAGAAACTCATCAAGAATAGACTGTGA
- the vps53 gene encoding vacuolar protein sorting-associated protein 53 homolog isoform X1 → MMEEEEFEFAEDLEAILHLTPEVQLAIEQVFPSQDPLDRADFNAVEYINTLFPTEQSLANIDDVVNKIRLKIRRLDDNIRTVVRGQTNVGQDGRQALEEAQIAIQQLFGKIKDIKDKAEKSEQMVKEITRDIKQLDHAKRHLTTSITTLNHLHMLAGGVDSLEAMTRKRQYGEVANLLQGVVNVLEHFHKYMGIPQIRQLSERVKAAQSELGTQILADFEESFPSQGSKRPGGPSNVLRDACLVANVLDPRIKQEIIKKFIRQHLSEYLVLFQENQDVAWLDKIDRRYAWIKRQLVDYEEKYGRMFPEEWCMTERIAVEFCHITRIELAKVMRTRAKEIEVKLLLFAIQRTTNFEGLLAKRFTGCTLTDIPGQKRPDSPLAPTNPFLEDEAGEDVGTDKDEDLAKPRKPKAPDNPFHGIVSKCFEPHLYVYIESQDKNLGELIDRFVADFRAQGPPKAGTEEGGAVLPSCADLFVYYKKCMVQCSQLSTGEPMIALTTIFQKFLREYAWKILSGNLPKSSSNSGGLTISSLLKEKEGSEAAKFTMDELCLICSILSTAEYCLATTQQLEEKLKEKVDKLLVERINLTGEMDTFSTVISNSIQLLVQDLDAACDPALTAMSKMPWQSVEHVGDQSPYVTSIIMHIKQNVPIIRDNLASTRKYFTQFCIKFTNSFIPKFINHLFRCKPISMVGAEQLLLDTHSLKTVLLDLPSIGSQVLRKAPASYTKIVVKGMTRAEMILKVVMAPHEPPVVFVDNYIKLLADGNPETFQKILDMKGLKRSEQSSMLELFRQRLPTPPSGADGGSSLFSIPTPEQESSRIRRLEKLIKNRL, encoded by the exons TCTTTGGCTAATATCGATGATGTGGTAAACAAGATTCGTCTGAAGATCCG GCGCCTGGATGACAACATCAGGACGGTGGTGAGAGGCCAAACCAATGTGGGCCAGGATGGCAGACAG GCTTTGGAAGAGGCCCAGATAGCCATCCAGCAGCTCTTTGGCAAAATCAAAGACATCAAGGACAAGGCGGAGAAGTCTGAACAAAtg GTCAAGGAGATTACGAGGGACATAAAGCAGTTGGACCACGCCAAACGACACCTAACTACATCCATCACCACCCTCAACCACCTGCATATGCTGGCAGGGGGTGTTGACTCTTTAGA AGCCATGACCAGAAAGAGGCAGTATGGTGAGGTGGCCAACCTGCTGCAGGGAGTGGTCAATGTGCTCGAACATTTCCACAAGTACATGGGCATACCGCAGATCAGACAGCTTTCTGAGAG AGTAAAGGCAGCACAGAGTGAGTTGGGGACTCAGATCCTGGCAGATTTTGAAGAATCCTTCCCCTCTCAAGGCTCCAAG AGACCAGGCGGTCCCAGCAATGTGCTGAGAGATGCCTGTCTGGTGGCCAACGTGCTGGATCCGCGCATCAAACAGGAGATCATCAAAAAGTTCATCAGGCAGCACCTCTCAGAGTACCTGGTGTTATTCCAGGAAAACCAAGAT GTTGCATGGCTAGACAAGATCGATCGGCGCTATGCGTGGATCAAACGGCAGCTGGTGGACTATGAGGAGAAGTATGGACGCATGTTTCCTGAGGAGTGGTGCATGACGGAGCGGATCGCTGTGGAGTTCTGCCACATCACCAG GATCGAGCTAGCCAAAGTGATGCGAACACGGGCTAAGGAGATCGAGGTGAAGCTGCTTCTGTTTGCTATTCAGAGGACCACAAACTTCGAGGGTCTTCTGGCCAAACGCTTCACAGGATGCACCTTGACGGACATACCCGGa CAGAAGAGGCCAGACAGCCCTCTGGCCCCTACTAACCCCTTCCTGGAGGATGAGGCAGGTGAAGATGTGGGCACAGATAAGGACGAGGATCTGGCTAAG CCCAGGAAGCCAAAAGCTCCGGACAACCCTTTCCATGGCATTGTCTCCAAGTGCTTTGAACCTCATCTATACGTCTACATAGAATCCCAAGACAA GAACCTGGGCGAGCTAATTGACCGGTTTGTGGCCGACTTCCGAGCACAAGGCCCTCCGAAGGCGGGCACGGAGGAGGGTGGAGCGGTGCTTCCCAGCTGTGCTGACCTCTTCGTCTATTACAAGAAGTGCATGGTGCAGTGCTCCCAGCTGAGCACCGGAGAACCGATGATCGCCCTCACAACCATCTTCCAGAAATTCCTGAGAGAGTACGCATGGAAGATCCTCTCTGGCAACCTGCCTAA atcCAGCAGTAACAGCGGAGGTCTTACCATCAGCAGCCTGCTGAAGGAGAAAGAAGGTTCAGAAGCTGCAAAGTTCACCATGGACGAGCTCTGCCTGATCTGTAGCATCCTCAGCACTGCGGAGTACTGCCTGGCTACCACACAACAg TTGGAAGAGAAACTAAAGGAAAAGGTAGATAAACTCCTAGTGGAGAGAATTAATTTGACTGGGGAGATGGATACATTCAGCAC TGTGATCTCAAACAGTATCCAGCTACTCGTTCAAGATCTTGATGCGGCCTGTGACCCTGCTCTCACTGCTATGAGCAAG atGCCGTGGCAGAGTGTGGAGCACGTGGGTGACCAGAGTCCTTATGTGACGTCTATCATCATGCACATTAAGCAAAACGTGCCGATCATCAGAGACAATCTGGCCTCCACGCGCAAATACTTCACACAATTCTGCATCAAGTTCACAAA TTCTTTCATTCCCAAATTTATCAACCACCTGTTCAGATGTAAGCCTATCAGCATGGTGGGAGCTGAACAA CTCCTCCTTGACACTCACTCCCTGAAGACAGTCTTGCTGGATCTGCCCTCCATAGGCTCCCAGGTGCTGCGCAAGGCACCTGCCAGCTACACCAAAATCGTGGTGAAAGGCATGACCCGTGCAGAGATGATCCTTAAG GTGGTGATGGCCCCACATGAACCACCAGTGGTGTTTGTTGATAACTACATCAAGCTCCTGGCTGATGGAAATCCTGAGACTTTCCAGAAGATTCTGGACATGAAg GGTCTGAAGCGCAGTGAACAGAGCAGCATGCTGGAGCTCTTCAGGCAGCGGCTACCCACGCCACCCTCCGGGGCCGATGGCGGCTCCTCTCTCTTCAGCATCCCCACCCCTGAGCAGGAGTCCTCCCGCATTCGCAGACTAGAGAAACTCATCAAGAATAGACTGTGA